The following DNA comes from Acidobacteriota bacterium.
CGGAAGCTCCCTCCCGGAATTTTGTTCAGCGATCTACCCTGAAGATCTTTGGTCAGATATTGCTTTTGAATTGCGATATGAACGTGCGGGTTTGCTGTGTTGAGATGAACGGCGCCTGCCCACGCAAGCCGCTCGCTTTTGAGACTCTTTTCAAACTGTGCGATGGCAAATCTTGTGACGATTTTTACTTGCCGCTGGCGTTCCTCATCAGTCGAACCAAGTTGTTGAAAATCCTCCCGCCGAAATGAAAGAACAAGATGGTGAAGTTCGTTGTTTGAGGGACGGCCTTTGCCGCAATCGGATTTAAGAAAGTTGTTTGCGCTTCTTACGGTAAGGTGTTCGGTAAACTCGTTAAAAAGTTCACGACCTTTTTCGGGCTCTGCATTCCGGTCGATCTTACTGTGCGATAGATAATGAATGAGACCGCGAGAACTGCCTCTTTTTGATTGAACGCTGGCAATAACTCTCATGATTCGCTCGCTATTTGATTCGCGGGTCTAGGCAAGGAATCGATTCGCTGTTTTAGTATTCGTATCTTGGTTGCAAGGTAGTTGTTGTGAAGGGATTCGTTTCCTGAGACGTGCTCGTGGAACACGAGACATTTCTTAAGATCGGACACGGCGTGTTCGATCAGCTCAGCCATTGCGGTAGAGGCGATAACAACACTCTGTTTGCGGTCGCTGGTCTCCGGAGACGTATATTCGATGAGCTTTGTGAAAACGAGATTTAGCGAGGAAATCGACATACTCGACATCGAGTAGATTTCGGTAGTCAGCGAGCTTGCTTGACGTAGCAGTTCTAGTGCATTTTCTAAGTCCGATTCCATTCGATCAATGCTTTCTCGAATCTCGCCGATGTTGTCGCTTACAGAAAGATCAACCGTCTCATTCTGGCGGCCGGTTCGCACAAGCCAATCGAGCTTTTCCTGACAGCGACCCGAAGCAAAATGCTGGTGTCTATCGGTCAAGGCGAAATGGATCATTCGACGGACAATCGCCGACTTGTTCTCACCGGTTTCGGCTGCGATCTCTTCAAGTTTTTTGTGGTCCTCATCGTAGGGCCTGACGCTGATCGGCCGTCCCTGTTTTGACTCGATATCCAACTCGATATTTTTTACTATCTTTTCTCTGTCTCGCTTTCTCATTTCTCGATTTTTGTGGCGGCGTTTTGTCACCAATTCGTCGGCTTGTAATTTCTCCGACCATTTGGACATGAGCAAAATACGTGCCTTTTGCGAGAAATATGGCGAGAACTGCGGTTTGTAATTTTGATGACACCGCGTAACTTAATGACAGTGTGAGACTTACGCCAATTACAAGAGTCGGTTCTTGGTCTATCCTGTCATACACCCGCCGCTGTAATTTTTGTTTTTTTACGGGCCCCCTCGATCCGCCTCTTTTTCTACGCCAAAAGCGGTTCGTTTATTCGCCGCCCGTTGCCACAAATACCGCAGTTCTCTGCTGCGGCACGCCGATTGATTTACCAATCAAGCTAGTAAATTCGCCAACGTAAGGAGACCAAATACCAATGAACGAACAGAGCAATATCACCCCCTCTACAAAGCAGAATTTCGAGCGTCCGCTGCTGCAGATCAACCGCTTGAACTTCGTAAAATTGAACACACGTGTACTCGAAGCGACCGACAGCAAACTGAAACAATATCTTCAGTTCGCGTCCGTCAGCATGAATACCGATATCACCAATGACGATGTTGTCGAGTACGCTAAACCACCTTTTTGAACGCGATCCGGCATTCAAGAGCTGGCTTAAAACTAAAGGTTAAAAGAATATGAGCTAGGCGGAAAATGCAGAAGGCAGTGTGCCAATCCCATCGAATTTTGCAGCGGGAGCGAACGACCGATGAGATGACTCGTATTGGGCTAGAATCATTTCAAGCTTCATCTCGAATTCGCGGATATCCAACTGGTCTGAGCCGTGATACAGAAGCCCGCCCAATTGCACCATATCAGCTGCCGAAATGTCACAGCATATTCTTGCCGCAGCACGGGCTAGACGGTCGGCAACTTCCTGAAACTGCACTCCCGAATGTCCTTTTATCCACCGCCAGGAGACATGATGCCCGTAGCATGCTTTGACCAGACGCGACCAAAACGAGCGGTTTGCACGCATGTGGTTTCGGCCCATCATCGTATCTATTACATATCTTGAGTCTGACACGATCTCTATACGACAATATCTGCGAAGCTGCTCCAACGCATACGTGCATGCAAGGATCTCGGCCTGCTGATTCGTGATCTGTCCCAAATATTTT
Coding sequences within:
- a CDS encoding ribbon-helix-helix protein, CopG family — protein: MRKRDREKIVKNIELDIESKQGRPISVRPYDEDHKKLEEIAAETGENKSAIVRRMIHFALTDRHQHFASGRCQEKLDWLVRTGRQNETVDLSVSDNIGEIRESIDRMESDLENALELLRQASSLTTEIYSMSSMSISSLNLVFTKLIEYTSPETSDRKQSVVIASTAMAELIEHAVSDLKKCLVFHEHVSGNESLHNNYLATKIRILKQRIDSLPRPANQIASES
- a CDS encoding reverse transcriptase-like protein, with amino-acid sequence MSVTKLVENKSGIESAAEYAPLVTIYADASRIRNGAIDSSAGCGVVMLDHNRLELKLVSKYLGQITNQQAEILACTYALEQLRRYCRIEIVSDSRYVIDTMMGRNHMRANRSFWSRLVKACYGHHVSWRWIKGHSGVQFQEVADRLARAAARICCDISAADMVQLGGLLYHGSDQLDIREFEMKLEMILAQYESSHRSFAPAAKFDGIGTLPSAFSA